The following coding sequences are from one Syngnathus acus chromosome 14, fSynAcu1.2, whole genome shotgun sequence window:
- the LOC119133427 gene encoding olfactory receptor 52Z1-like has translation MENTTLTFTLTAFASLQKYKHVWFLFFFTLYVTAMFLNLLLVSVIHQNNQLHQPMNIFACILCINEICVCTALLIPVMIFLLSKTHEISVNWCITQLFFLHSYATSEFTILALMGYDRYVAICYPLHYHAIMTQSKVNKLVAFLGLYPFIPYACFYSTTLQLSFCGKEIVKMYCLNMELLKNACSVPSYQSILGLALVPVMNGPQLIMIFYSYVQILRVTNKVSKRCQVSALKTCLPHLCSICNFSIGAFFEIAQNRIDMSHVAIEARIFLSMYFAVIPPVANPLLYGLGTSLVRVQIIKLCIRYKILPSKKAKKVIPTETLTSNKHCVC, from the coding sequence ATGGAGAACACGACGCTAACGTTCACCCTGACTGCATTTGCCTCTCTGCAGAAATACAAGCACgtgtggtttctttttttcttcacgcTTTATGTTACTGCCATGTTCCTTAATTTACTCTTGGTCAGCGTTATTCACCAAAACAATCAGTTGCATCAGCCtatgaatatttttgcatGTATATTATGTATCAACGAGATCTGCGTCTGCACCGCGTTACTGATTCCAGTGATGATCTTCCTCCTGTCAAAGACGCACGAGATCAGCGTCAACTGGTGCATTACTCAGCTTTTCTTCCTGCACTCGTATGCGACTTCTGAGTTTACGATACTCGCGCTTATGGGTTACGACCGCTATGTCGCCATCTGTTACCCGCTCCACTATCACGCCATTATGACCCAGTCAAAGGTCAACAAACTGGTTGCATTTCTGGGGCTCTATCCATTCATTCcatatgcatgtttttactCTACCACTCTGCAGCTGAGTTTTTGTGGCAAAGAGATAGTAAAAATGTACTGTCTCAACATGGAACTTCTCAAAAACGCATGTTCAGTTCCATCCTATCAGAGTATCTTGGGCCTTGCGCTTGTACCCGTGATGAACGGCCCTCAGCTGATCATGATTTTTTACTCCTATGTTCAAATATTAAGAGTTACAAATAAAGTGTCAAAACGTTGTCAAGTTAGTGCTCTTAAGACGTGCTTACCGCATTTATGTtccatttgcaattttagcaTAGGCGCCTTTTTTGAAATTGCCCAGAACAGGATCGATATGAGTCATGTTGCGATCGAGGCACGGATCTTCTTGTCAATGTATTTTGCTGTCATTCCGCCTGTCGCCAACCCGCTGCtatacgggctcgggacatcTCTTGTTCGAGTTCAGATTATCAAACTGTGCATTAGATACAAGATCCTGCCAtcaaagaaagcaaagaagGTAATTCCAACTGAGACTTTGACTTCTAACAAGCACTGTGTGTGTTAA